A single region of the Pseudomonas sp. VD-NE ins genome encodes:
- the coaD gene encoding pantetheine-phosphate adenylyltransferase, with protein MNRVLYPGTFDPITKGHGDLVERASRLFDHVIIAVAASPKKNPLFPLEQRVELAREVTKHLPNVEVVGFSTLLAHFAKEQNANVFLRGLRAVSDFEYEFQLANMNRQLAPDVESLFLTPSERYSFISSTLVREIAALGGDISKFVHPAVADALTLRFKK; from the coding sequence ATGAACCGAGTGTTGTACCCAGGTACCTTCGACCCTATTACCAAGGGCCATGGCGATCTGGTCGAACGCGCCTCGCGCCTGTTCGACCACGTGATCATTGCGGTCGCCGCCAGCCCGAAGAAAAACCCGCTGTTCCCGCTGGAACAACGGGTCGAACTGGCTCGCGAGGTGACCAAACATCTGCCGAACGTGGAAGTGGTCGGTTTCTCGACGCTGCTCGCGCATTTCGCCAAAGAGCAGAATGCCAACGTGTTCCTGCGCGGACTGCGCGCGGTGTCGGACTTCGAGTACGAATTCCAGCTGGCCAACATGAACCGCCAGTTGGCCCCGGATGTGGAGAGTCTGTTTCTCACCCCGTCCGAACGTTATTCGTTCATTTCCTCGACGCTGGTGCGGGAAATTGCCGCGCTGGGCGGCGATATCAGCAAGTTCGTCCACCCGGCTGTGGCTGACGCGCTGACCCTGCGCTTCAAGAAGTAA
- a CDS encoding YfhL family 4Fe-4S dicluster ferredoxin, protein MSLIITDDCINCDVCEPECPNAAISQGEEIYVIDPNLCTQCVGHYDEPQCQQVCPVDCIPLDEAHPETEEQLMEKYRKITGKA, encoded by the coding sequence ATGTCCCTGATCATCACCGACGATTGCATCAACTGCGACGTTTGCGAACCCGAGTGCCCGAACGCCGCCATTTCCCAGGGCGAAGAGATCTACGTGATCGACCCGAACCTGTGCACCCAGTGCGTCGGCCACTACGACGAACCGCAATGCCAGCAGGTTTGCCCGGTGGATTGCATTCCGCTGGACGAGGCGCATCCGGAGACTGAAGAACAGTTGATGGAGAAGTACCGCAAGATTACCGGCAAGGCCTGA
- a CDS encoding SagB family peptide dehydrogenase, with translation MHINPYLFILPRPPGQVVWNYKNHTQHELDLNYTSRLAQLINNPELFDTHNIIDTQLLSADILTVSKIDNPQWGWDELSKIYHIGTQNIPCEHAPQNIHEWSRLYLAHCNEVLASPAPATNRPTLESGQRIALPAPRVLSDDSLGNVLLQRKTCRSYTGATIALIDVGTLLYLSLGYLRERDNDRDDSIAQGLSARRSSPSAGGLNACEGFLLVQNVEDLEPGIYAYHPADHTLSRINPLPESALGQLLGGQHFINNLPLGLFITARFDQLWWKYEHSRAYRMAFVEAGHLSQTFQLVATALGLNTWLTGAFADQQVERLLNIEGSAEQPLFFVGCGQSDGQVMCREMRDLLREGQA, from the coding sequence ATGCACATCAATCCTTACCTGTTTATATTGCCACGCCCACCGGGACAAGTAGTATGGAACTATAAAAACCATACTCAGCACGAACTTGATCTCAACTATACCTCTCGCCTTGCGCAACTAATCAACAACCCTGAACTGTTCGACACTCACAACATAATAGACACACAATTACTAAGTGCGGACATTCTAACCGTTTCAAAAATAGACAACCCGCAATGGGGCTGGGACGAACTGTCGAAGATTTACCACATCGGTACGCAAAACATTCCCTGCGAACATGCCCCACAGAATATTCACGAGTGGTCGAGACTCTATCTCGCGCACTGCAATGAAGTATTGGCCTCGCCGGCCCCCGCAACCAACCGCCCGACGCTTGAATCCGGACAGCGGATTGCTCTGCCGGCGCCACGCGTATTGAGTGATGACAGCCTGGGAAATGTGCTGCTCCAGCGCAAAACCTGCCGCTCCTATACGGGTGCAACGATAGCGTTGATTGACGTCGGAACCCTGCTTTACCTTTCCCTCGGTTATTTGCGCGAACGAGACAATGATCGCGACGACAGCATTGCCCAAGGGCTCAGCGCACGGCGCAGCAGTCCTTCCGCGGGAGGCCTGAACGCCTGCGAAGGCTTCCTGCTGGTCCAGAATGTCGAGGACCTGGAGCCGGGCATCTATGCCTACCACCCGGCCGACCACACCCTGAGCCGGATCAATCCATTGCCTGAATCAGCGCTGGGCCAATTGCTCGGCGGTCAGCATTTCATTAACAACCTGCCGTTGGGGTTGTTCATCACCGCCCGTTTTGACCAGCTCTGGTGGAAGTACGAACACTCGCGGGCCTATCGCATGGCCTTCGTTGAAGCGGGGCACTTGTCGCAAACCTTTCAACTGGTCGCCACGGCGCTGGGCCTCAACACCTGGTTGACCGGCGCGTTTGCCGACCAGCAGGTCGAAAGACTCCTCAATATCGAGGGCAGTGCTGAACAACCGCTGTTCTTTGTTGGCTGCGGGCAAAGCGACGGACAAGTGATGTGCCGCGAAATGCGCGATCTGTTGCGCGAGGGGCAAGCATGA
- a CDS encoding class I SAM-dependent rRNA methyltransferase, with product MSLPSLRLKANADRRLRNGHLWVYSNEIDVAATPLHGFNAGDQAILEAAGGKPLGIVAMSPNNLICARLLSRDIKVALDKSLLVHRLNVALSLRERLFDKPFYRLVYGDSDLLPGLVVDRFGDILVVQIASATMEAHKDDVIAALTQVLKPSGILFKNDSAARDAEGLNRYVETVFGLVPEWVALEENGVKFEAPVIQGQKTGWFYDHRMNRARLAPYAKGKRVLDLYSYIGGWGVQAAAFGASEVFCVDASAFALDGVERNAALNGFADKMTCIEGDVFEALKELKASEERFDVIVADPPAFIKRKKDMKNGEGAYRRLNEQAMRLLNKDGILVSASCSMHLPEDDLQNILLTSARHLDRNIQLLERGGQGPDHPVHPAIAETRYIKSITCRLLPNS from the coding sequence ATGTCCCTGCCTAGCCTGCGCCTCAAAGCCAACGCCGACCGTCGCCTGCGCAACGGCCACTTGTGGGTCTACAGCAACGAAATCGATGTAGCCGCCACCCCGCTGCACGGCTTCAATGCCGGCGACCAGGCCATCCTCGAAGCCGCCGGCGGCAAGCCGCTGGGCATCGTGGCGATGAGCCCGAACAACCTGATCTGCGCCCGCCTGCTGTCGCGCGACATTAAAGTTGCGCTGGACAAATCGCTGCTGGTGCACCGTCTGAACGTGGCCCTGTCGCTGCGCGAGCGCCTGTTCGACAAACCGTTCTACCGTCTGGTCTACGGTGATTCCGACCTGTTGCCAGGCCTGGTCGTTGACCGTTTCGGTGACATCCTTGTGGTCCAGATCGCCTCGGCGACCATGGAAGCACATAAAGATGACGTGATCGCAGCCCTGACCCAAGTGCTCAAGCCAAGCGGCATTCTGTTCAAGAACGACTCTGCCGCCCGTGACGCCGAAGGCCTCAACCGCTACGTCGAAACCGTGTTCGGCCTGGTGCCGGAGTGGGTGGCGCTGGAAGAGAACGGCGTGAAGTTCGAAGCCCCGGTCATTCAGGGTCAGAAAACCGGCTGGTTCTACGACCACCGCATGAACCGCGCACGCCTGGCGCCGTACGCCAAAGGCAAACGCGTCCTCGACCTCTATAGCTACATCGGCGGATGGGGCGTGCAGGCTGCGGCGTTTGGCGCCAGCGAAGTGTTCTGCGTCGACGCCTCGGCTTTCGCCCTCGACGGTGTTGAGCGAAACGCTGCACTGAACGGTTTCGCCGATAAGATGACCTGCATCGAAGGCGACGTTTTCGAAGCCCTGAAAGAACTGAAAGCCAGCGAAGAACGCTTCGACGTGATCGTTGCCGATCCGCCAGCGTTCATCAAACGCAAGAAAGACATGAAAAACGGCGAAGGCGCCTACCGCCGCCTGAACGAGCAAGCCATGCGCCTGCTCAACAAGGACGGCATCCTGGTCAGCGCATCCTGCTCGATGCACCTACCGGAAGATGATCTGCAGAACATCCTGCTGACCAGCGCCCGTCACCTGGATCGCAATATCCAGTTGCTCGAGCGTGGCGGTCAGGGCCCGGATCACCCGGTGCACCCTGCCATCGCCGAAACGCGCTACATCAAGAGCATTACCTGCCGCCTGCTGCCCAACAGCTGA
- a CDS encoding TetR/AcrR family transcriptional regulator: MAPRIKTSERIVLNSLELFNQQGERSISTNHIAAHMEISPGNLYYHFPNKQAIIAVLFSEYESLVDSFLRPPQGRAATVEDKRFYLKELLSAMWRYRFLHRDLEHLLDSDPELAARYRRFSQRCVIQGAAIYEGFVAAGILDMDRVQIESLTLNAWIILTSWVRFLCTTRENSNHLSEQAIKRGVYQVLVLEAGFVTEQARDEVNALFEEFYVPLAQALEDVK, translated from the coding sequence ATGGCCCCACGAATAAAAACCAGCGAGCGTATCGTGCTGAACAGCCTTGAGCTGTTCAATCAGCAGGGCGAGCGCAGCATCAGCACCAATCACATTGCCGCCCATATGGAGATTTCTCCGGGCAACCTGTACTACCACTTCCCCAACAAGCAGGCGATCATCGCCGTGTTGTTCAGTGAGTACGAAAGCCTTGTGGACAGCTTTCTGCGCCCGCCGCAGGGGCGCGCGGCGACGGTCGAGGACAAGCGTTTCTATCTCAAGGAATTGCTCTCGGCGATGTGGCGCTACCGCTTTCTGCACCGCGATCTCGAGCATCTGCTCGACAGCGATCCGGAGTTGGCCGCCCGTTATCGGCGCTTTTCCCAGCGCTGCGTGATTCAGGGCGCGGCGATCTACGAAGGTTTTGTTGCCGCCGGGATCCTTGATATGGATCGCGTGCAGATCGAATCCCTGACCCTCAATGCCTGGATCATCCTGACGTCGTGGGTGCGCTTCCTGTGCACCACCCGCGAAAACTCCAACCACCTCAGTGAGCAAGCCATTAAACGTGGCGTGTACCAGGTGCTGGTGCTGGAAGCCGGGTTTGTCACCGAACAGGCGCGAGACGAGGTCAATGCGTTGTTCGAGGAGTTCTACGTGCCGCTGGCCCAGGCCCTCGAAGACGTGAAATAA
- a CDS encoding twin-arginine translocation pathway signal protein: MHPSLTETPALSRRGLLKFSLGATAFLATAGLGASLSGCSSSVAANGFVALRDGDLLFLRALIPVMLDGAVAAEKMPGAVEGTLKSLDYSLDHLSPEMFKLTRQLLDVLGMAVTRGPLTGIWGSWENASPEAMRHFLERWENSSLSLLRMGHSSLQQMVMMAWYTRAESWAHCGYPGPPTV; this comes from the coding sequence ATGCACCCAAGCCTGACCGAAACACCTGCACTGTCACGCCGTGGCCTGCTGAAATTCAGCCTCGGCGCCACCGCGTTCCTTGCCACGGCCGGGCTCGGTGCCAGCCTCAGCGGCTGCTCGTCGAGCGTCGCGGCCAACGGTTTCGTGGCGTTGCGCGACGGCGATCTGCTGTTTCTGCGCGCACTGATTCCGGTGATGCTCGACGGCGCCGTGGCAGCCGAGAAGATGCCGGGCGCTGTTGAAGGCACGCTCAAGTCGCTGGACTACAGCCTCGATCACCTGTCGCCGGAAATGTTCAAGCTCACCCGGCAACTGCTCGACGTCCTCGGCATGGCCGTGACGCGCGGTCCACTCACCGGGATCTGGGGCAGTTGGGAAAATGCCAGCCCCGAGGCCATGCGCCATTTCCTCGAGCGCTGGGAGAACAGCTCGTTAAGCCTGCTGCGCATGGGGCATAGCTCGTTGCAGCAGATGGTAATGATGGCCTGGTACACCCGCGCAGAATCGTGGGCGCATTGCGGTTATCCCGGCCCGCCTACCGTTTGA
- the mutM gene encoding bifunctional DNA-formamidopyrimidine glycosylase/DNA-(apurinic or apyrimidinic site) lyase: MPELPEVETTRRGIAPHLEGQRVSRVIVRDRRLRWPIPEDLDVRLSGQRIVLVERRAKYLLINAEVGTLISHLGMSGNLRLVEAGLPALKHEHVDIELESGLALRYTDPRRFGAMLWSNDPLNHELLIRLGPEPLTDLFDGERLFQLSRGRSMAVKPFIMDNAVVVGVGNIYATEALFAAGIDPRREAGGISRGRYLKLAIEIKRILAAAIERGGTTLRDFIGGDGQPGYFQQELFVYGRGGEHCKVCGTGLREVKLGQRASVFCPRCQT; the protein is encoded by the coding sequence ATGCCTGAACTGCCGGAAGTCGAAACCACCCGTCGCGGGATTGCCCCGCACCTGGAAGGCCAGCGTGTCAGTCGGGTGATCGTGCGTGACCGGCGATTGCGCTGGCCGATTCCCGAAGACCTCGATGTGCGCCTGTCGGGGCAGCGCATCGTGCTGGTCGAGCGCCGCGCCAAGTATCTGCTGATCAACGCCGAGGTCGGTACGTTGATCAGCCATTTGGGCATGTCGGGCAATTTGCGTCTGGTCGAGGCCGGGTTGCCGGCGCTCAAACATGAACACGTCGACATCGAGCTGGAGTCTGGGCTGGCGCTGCGCTACACCGATCCGCGCCGGTTCGGCGCGATGTTGTGGAGCAACGATCCGCTCAACCATGAATTGCTGATTCGCCTCGGCCCGGAGCCGCTGACTGATCTGTTCGATGGCGAGCGCTTGTTTCAGCTGTCGCGCGGGCGTTCGATGGCGGTAAAACCGTTCATCATGGACAACGCTGTGGTCGTGGGCGTCGGCAATATCTATGCGACCGAAGCGCTGTTTGCTGCCGGGATCGACCCGCGCCGCGAGGCCGGTGGGATTTCCCGGGGGCGATACCTGAAACTGGCGATCGAGATCAAACGCATTCTGGCCGCCGCCATTGAGCGTGGCGGTACGACGTTGCGTGATTTCATTGGCGGTGACGGCCAGCCGGGGTATTTCCAGCAGGAACTGTTTGTCTATGGCCGTGGTGGTGAACACTGCAAGGTCTGTGGCACAGGCTTGCGTGAAGTGAAGCTGGGCCAGCGGGCCAGTGTGTTCTGCCCGCGCTGCCAGACCTGA
- a CDS encoding HDOD domain-containing protein: MPAQPQIMVDLQMEQYMPDPDLEVIAKLIAQDPGLSGSLLKIVNSPYYGLSNKITSIQRAVNLLGSRSIINLINAQSIKGEMNDDTIVTLNRFWDTAQDVAMTCLTLAKRIGTQAGDEAYALGLFHDCGVPLMLQRFPNYMSVLEKAYANAGAECRVVDTENSEFNTNHAVVGYYTAKSWRLPEHVSAAIANHHNALAIFSDESSRNSQMKNLLAILKMAEHICASYRVLGNQTEDFEWNAVGPLVLDYVGLSDYDFETLKQTIRDLGAH; this comes from the coding sequence GTGCCTGCGCAACCGCAGATCATGGTGGATCTGCAAATGGAGCAGTACATGCCCGACCCCGACCTGGAGGTGATCGCCAAACTGATCGCCCAGGATCCAGGCTTGTCTGGCTCGCTGCTGAAAATTGTCAACTCGCCGTATTACGGCCTGAGCAACAAGATCACCTCGATTCAGCGTGCGGTGAACCTGCTCGGCAGCCGTTCGATCATCAATCTGATCAACGCGCAGTCGATCAAGGGCGAGATGAACGATGACACCATCGTCACCCTCAACCGTTTCTGGGATACCGCCCAGGACGTGGCGATGACCTGCCTGACGCTGGCCAAGCGTATCGGTACTCAAGCCGGCGACGAGGCTTACGCCTTGGGTCTGTTCCACGATTGCGGCGTGCCACTGATGCTGCAGCGCTTCCCCAACTATATGTCGGTGCTGGAAAAGGCCTACGCCAATGCCGGCGCCGAATGTCGGGTCGTCGATACCGAAAACAGCGAGTTCAACACCAACCACGCCGTGGTCGGTTACTACACCGCCAAGTCCTGGCGCCTGCCGGAGCATGTCAGCGCAGCCATCGCCAATCACCACAACGCCCTGGCAATTTTCAGCGATGAGTCTTCGCGCAACAGCCAGATGAAAAACCTGCTGGCGATCCTGAAAATGGCCGAACACATTTGCGCTTCGTATCGCGTGCTGGGCAACCAGACCGAAGATTTCGAATGGAACGCTGTCGGGCCGCTGGTACTCGACTATGTAGGGCTGTCGGATTACGACTTCGAAACCCTCAAACAAACGATCCGCGACCTCGGCGCGCATTGA
- a CDS encoding type 1 glutamine amidotransferase domain-containing protein, whose translation MATSLNGKRVAFLVTDGFEQVELTGPKQALEQAGAQVDILSAEAGKVKGWNHDKPADDFEVDQTFQSASSEQYDAIVLPGGVQNSDTIRIDQDAQHLVKTGASAGKPIAVICHGGWLLISAGLVNGKTMTSYKTLKDDLVNAGANWVDKEVVKDGHLISSRQPDDIPAFNKELIDALSA comes from the coding sequence ATGGCCACTTCCCTCAACGGCAAACGCGTCGCCTTTTTGGTAACAGACGGTTTCGAGCAGGTCGAACTGACCGGTCCCAAGCAGGCGCTGGAGCAGGCCGGCGCCCAGGTCGACATCCTTTCCGCCGAGGCCGGCAAGGTCAAAGGCTGGAACCACGACAAACCGGCGGATGACTTCGAGGTTGACCAGACCTTCCAGAGCGCCAGCAGCGAGCAGTACGACGCGATCGTCCTGCCGGGCGGCGTGCAGAACTCCGACACCATCCGCATCGATCAGGATGCCCAGCACCTGGTCAAGACCGGCGCCTCGGCCGGCAAACCGATTGCGGTGATCTGCCATGGCGGCTGGCTGCTGATCTCGGCGGGGCTGGTCAACGGCAAGACCATGACCAGTTACAAGACACTCAAGGATGACCTGGTCAATGCCGGGGCCAACTGGGTCGATAAAGAAGTGGTCAAGGACGGTCACCTGATCAGCAGCCGTCAGCCGGATGATATTCCAGCGTTCAACAAAGAGCTGATCGACGCACTGTCTGCATAG
- a CDS encoding diiron oxygenase, with product MTLPIAEPDEAPVSWALKFTLGDWETRASVRSSTHDYQLPDDVPLQLQTRHWFPPAFLPYLAHPAIQAAGRDVMHRLTANHLVHFLDYTTLLEHRIVNRAVEVIVHRELPIYVPLPMKHAALQLYTDEGYHALFSNRLAEQIAAFYGFTGRPVVPKRITRLNALIARTPEKNRALAWFLLGFVSETIIARELLDVCRDILVSSVNDMLRDHLTDEARHSRYFSEVFHYLWLSMNSRQRAFASRTLLEIIGIFFEADEVWLQQSLRGAGIADSDVMNIVGGMATVQANRARARSGAIATLDALRKAGFFALPHNQKLFAKAGLIDG from the coding sequence ATGACCCTGCCAATTGCCGAGCCGGATGAAGCGCCGGTGTCCTGGGCGCTGAAATTCACCCTGGGAGACTGGGAAACACGCGCCTCGGTGCGCAGCAGCACCCATGATTATCAATTGCCCGACGATGTACCGCTGCAACTGCAAACCCGCCACTGGTTTCCACCGGCGTTTCTGCCCTATCTGGCACATCCTGCCATCCAGGCGGCGGGGCGTGACGTGATGCACCGATTGACAGCCAACCACCTGGTGCACTTTCTCGACTACACCACTCTGCTCGAACACCGCATCGTCAATCGTGCCGTGGAAGTCATCGTGCACCGGGAACTGCCCATTTATGTGCCTCTGCCGATGAAACACGCGGCGCTGCAGCTCTACACCGACGAGGGTTATCACGCGCTGTTCTCCAATCGCCTCGCTGAACAGATCGCCGCATTCTACGGGTTCACCGGACGCCCGGTGGTTCCGAAGCGCATTACCCGCCTCAATGCACTGATCGCCCGCACCCCGGAAAAAAACCGCGCACTGGCATGGTTTCTGCTCGGCTTCGTCTCGGAAACCATCATTGCCCGGGAGCTGCTGGACGTCTGCCGCGACATCCTTGTTTCCAGCGTGAACGACATGCTGCGCGACCATCTGACTGACGAAGCCCGCCACAGTCGCTACTTCAGCGAGGTCTTCCATTATCTCTGGCTGTCGATGAACAGCCGCCAGCGTGCGTTTGCGAGCAGGACACTGCTGGAGATCATCGGCATTTTTTTCGAGGCCGACGAAGTCTGGCTGCAACAGAGCCTGCGAGGAGCCGGCATCGCCGACAGCGACGTGATGAACATCGTCGGCGGCATGGCAACGGTGCAGGCCAATCGTGCGCGTGCACGATCAGGCGCCATCGCGACACTGGATGCACTGCGCAAGGCCGGTTTTTTCGCTCTTCCCCACAACCAGAAACTTTTCGCCAAGGCAGGACTGATCGATGGATAA
- a CDS encoding coniferyl aldehyde dehydrogenase — protein MTADIAYLQTLQQPLAELDRLFEAQRAAYAANPMPPAAQRQQWLKALSDLLSNERQALIEAISSDFSHRSADETLLAELMPSLHGIHYASRHLKSWMKASRRKVGMAFQPASAKVVYQPLGVVGVIVPWNYPLYLAVGPLVGALAAGNRVMLKLSESTPATGLLMKQLLARIFPEDLVCVVLGEADIGVAFSRLRFDHLLFTGATSIGKHVMRAAAENLTPVTLELGGKSPAIVSRDVPLKDAAERIAFGKTLNAGQTCVAPDYVLVPEDRVGAFVEAYRQAVQGFYPTLTDNPDYTAIINERQLARLNGYVSDATSKGALLIPLFEQGQGRRMPHSVLLNVSDEMTVMQDEIFGPLLPIVPYQDLEQAFAYINQRPRPLALYYFGYDKREQNRVLHETHSGGVCLNDTLLHVAQDDMPFGGIGASGMGHYHGHEGFLTFSKAKGVLIKQRFNAARLIYPPYGKSIQKLIQKLFIR, from the coding sequence ATGACTGCCGACATTGCTTACCTGCAAACGCTGCAACAACCGCTGGCCGAGCTGGACCGGTTGTTCGAGGCGCAGCGGGCCGCGTATGCCGCCAATCCGATGCCACCCGCCGCCCAGCGCCAGCAATGGCTCAAGGCACTGAGTGATTTGCTGAGCAACGAGCGTCAGGCATTGATCGAGGCGATCAGCTCCGATTTCAGTCATCGCAGTGCCGATGAAACTCTGCTCGCCGAGCTGATGCCAAGCCTGCACGGCATTCATTACGCCAGCCGCCACCTCAAGAGCTGGATGAAGGCCTCGCGGCGCAAGGTTGGCATGGCGTTCCAGCCGGCGTCGGCGAAAGTGGTGTATCAACCTCTTGGCGTGGTCGGCGTCATCGTGCCGTGGAATTACCCGCTGTATCTGGCCGTCGGCCCACTGGTCGGCGCCTTGGCGGCGGGTAACCGGGTGATGCTCAAACTGAGCGAGTCGACCCCGGCCACCGGTTTGTTGATGAAACAGTTGCTGGCGCGGATCTTCCCCGAAGACCTGGTCTGCGTGGTGCTCGGCGAGGCTGACATCGGCGTGGCATTCTCCCGCCTGCGCTTCGATCACTTGCTGTTCACCGGCGCCACCAGCATCGGCAAACACGTGATGCGCGCCGCCGCCGAAAACCTGACGCCGGTGACCCTGGAACTGGGCGGCAAGTCGCCGGCCATCGTCTCCCGCGATGTGCCGCTCAAGGATGCTGCCGAACGCATCGCCTTCGGTAAAACCCTCAACGCCGGCCAGACCTGCGTTGCTCCGGATTACGTGCTGGTACCGGAAGACCGGGTCGGCGCTTTCGTCGAAGCCTATCGCCAGGCCGTGCAGGGTTTTTACCCGACACTCACCGACAATCCGGACTACACCGCGATCATCAACGAACGCCAATTGGCGCGGCTCAACGGCTACGTCAGCGACGCGACCAGCAAGGGCGCGCTGTTGATTCCGCTGTTCGAACAGGGCCAGGGCCGACGCATGCCGCACAGTGTGCTGCTGAATGTCAGCGACGAGATGACGGTGATGCAGGACGAAATCTTCGGCCCGCTGCTGCCGATCGTGCCGTATCAGGATCTGGAGCAGGCATTTGCTTACATCAATCAGCGGCCACGTCCTCTGGCTCTTTACTACTTTGGCTACGACAAACGCGAACAGAACCGGGTGCTGCACGAAACCCATTCGGGCGGCGTGTGCCTGAACGACACGTTGCTGCATGTGGCTCAGGACGATATGCCGTTTGGCGGTATCGGCGCTTCGGGCATGGGCCACTACCATGGTCACGAAGGCTTCCTGACCTTCAGCAAAGCCAAAGGCGTGCTGATCAAACAGCGGTTCAACGCAGCCAGACTGATTTACCCGCCCTACGGCAAATCGATTCAGAAGCTGATTCAGAAGCTGTTCATTCGCTAA
- a CDS encoding GMC family oxidoreductase — protein sequence MPVPDPFREGLARGWKTYNGARLSDDLTLEADVAIIGSGAGGGTTAEILSAAGYKVLLIEEGPLKTSSDFKMLEDQAYSSLYQEGIGRMSKDGAITILQGRAVGGTTLINWTSSFRTPEPTLEHWAKEHNVKGHSPAEMAPWFEKMEQRLGVAPWMVPPNANNDVIRKGCEQLGYSWHVIPRNVRGCWNLGYCGMGCPTNAKQSMMVTTIPATLEKGGELLYLARAEKLLISGDKVTGLQCVAMDERCVAPTGRTITVKARHYVLAGGGINSPALLLRSDAPDPHENLGKRTFLHPVNMSAARFDEVINPFYGAPQSIYSDHFQWKDGTTGPMAFKLEVPPLHPALAATLLGGFGEESAQHMADLPHTHAMLALLRDGFHPDSTGGAVELRGDGSPVLDYQVSPYAWEGLRRAFQVMAEIQFAGGAKSVMPMHADARYVKTLTEARTLIDGLSLELYRTRLGSAHVMGGCAMGEDPKSAVTDSLGRHHQLANLSIHDGSLFPTSIGANPQLSVYGLTAQLATSLVDRLRNP from the coding sequence ATGCCCGTACCCGACCCGTTCCGCGAAGGACTTGCCCGAGGCTGGAAAACCTACAACGGCGCACGACTGAGCGACGACCTCACCCTTGAAGCCGACGTGGCCATTATCGGCAGCGGCGCCGGTGGCGGCACCACCGCCGAAATCCTCAGCGCCGCCGGCTACAAAGTCCTGCTGATCGAAGAAGGCCCACTGAAAACCAGCTCCGATTTCAAAATGCTTGAAGACCAGGCCTACAGCAGCCTCTATCAGGAAGGCATCGGCCGCATGAGCAAGGACGGCGCGATCACCATCCTCCAGGGTCGCGCGGTCGGCGGCACCACGCTGATCAATTGGACATCAAGCTTTCGCACCCCGGAACCGACCCTCGAACACTGGGCCAAGGAACACAACGTCAAAGGCCATAGCCCCGCCGAGATGGCGCCGTGGTTCGAGAAAATGGAACAGCGACTCGGCGTCGCGCCGTGGATGGTGCCGCCCAACGCCAACAACGATGTGATCCGCAAAGGCTGCGAACAGCTCGGTTATAGCTGGCACGTGATCCCGCGTAACGTGCGCGGCTGCTGGAATCTCGGCTATTGCGGCATGGGCTGCCCGACCAACGCCAAGCAATCAATGATGGTCACGACCATTCCGGCGACGCTGGAAAAGGGCGGCGAACTGCTTTATCTGGCCCGTGCGGAGAAACTGCTGATCAGCGGCGACAAGGTCACCGGCCTGCAATGCGTGGCGATGGATGAGCGCTGCGTTGCACCGACCGGGCGCACAATCACCGTCAAAGCGCGGCATTACGTATTGGCTGGCGGAGGCATCAACAGCCCGGCGTTATTGCTGCGTTCGGACGCCCCGGATCCGCATGAAAACCTCGGAAAACGCACCTTCCTGCACCCGGTGAACATGTCAGCCGCGCGCTTCGACGAAGTCATCAACCCGTTCTACGGGGCGCCGCAGTCGATCTATTCCGACCATTTCCAGTGGAAGGACGGCACCACCGGGCCGATGGCCTTCAAACTTGAAGTACCACCGCTGCATCCGGCACTGGCGGCCACCCTGCTCGGCGGCTTTGGTGAGGAAAGTGCGCAACACATGGCTGACCTGCCGCACACCCACGCCATGCTGGCCTTGCTGCGTGACGGTTTTCACCCGGACAGCACGGGCGGTGCAGTCGAGTTGCGGGGCGATGGTTCGCCAGTACTCGACTATCAGGTTTCGCCATATGCATGGGAAGGCCTGCGCCGGGCCTTTCAGGTCATGGCCGAAATCCAGTTCGCCGGCGGCGCGAAATCGGTGATGCCGATGCACGCCGACGCCCGTTACGTGAAAACCCTGACCGAAGCACGCACGCTGATCGATGGTTTGAGCCTCGAGTTGTATCGCACGCGACTCGGCAGCGCTCACGTCATGGGCGGTTGCGCGATGGGCGAAGACCCGAAAAGCGCGGTCACCGACAGTCTCGGCCGGCATCATCAACTGGCTAATCTGTCGATCCACGACGGCTCGCTGTTCCCCACCAGCATCGGCGCCAACCCGCAGCTGTCGGTGTATGGCCTGACCGCGCAACTGGCGACATCCCTCGTCGATCGGCTGAGAAACCCGTGA